In Podospora pseudoanserina strain CBS 124.78 chromosome 5, whole genome shotgun sequence, a single window of DNA contains:
- a CDS encoding hypothetical protein (EggNog:ENOG503PUGY) has translation MENPTLYNPTNITHLSNLSISYLADVLLAKGNNATRDGFGCRPASLILPLDNLSILELEPNPDIHMNLTVGVNPTQLDPGVSQLRDMARGLFPYPLNESGVGDVVNWWTDNTENHPADTKRFLGAVVNMCGGEYCRSGKVTVGNPDIVGIGMIVAIGMLLCLTVAFSLLSFGPLIDVVARAPYTTRKTRFSLRVSCIGTVDELFSAVFVFALAVIVSTFVFRYRTDTRFDALMANALSQLCSTTVIMLAAVYWCHNQHRPHATGSVFLIAVLTIALYVTHAGVANMRASEAEMACGIGKQRVSLMKGDPFDMEKFHFVPVGFGSWFLALIGAVFHHPWMNRFRPTKDNKMIWRILWKTVGSFPTVFGLIGLAVYMAYFMNTWQLMKENYGKTFSQNVKEWGFGQYLAVFTWVPPILTFGHLFISGMEKAIEQRLPYGWTAVKLHGSVDYRGDDRKDDDQGGSNWTGSRSSRSRVREVDSLAQRHEMGELLNTSPKTKTATPQEMIYPFPEQRPGQVASPIIPFPEGPGQMPTAYTPGSLYDPAHPQEPPRFAYNNGAGLEANTGYPATPTDAPGYYEPRH, from the exons ATGGAGAACCCCACACTctacaacccaaccaacattacccacctctccaacctcagcaTATCTTACCTTGCAGATGTGCTTCTCGCCAAAGGCAACAATGCCACCCGCGACGGCTTCGGCTGCCGACCCGCCTCCTTGATCCTTCCGCTTGACAATTTATCCATTTTGGAACTCGAACCCAACCCTGATATCCACATGAACCTCACCGTGGGGGTCAATCCGACCCAGCTTGATCCCGGGGTCTCTCAGCTGAGGGATATGGCGAGGGGTCTTTTTCCTTATCCTCTGAATGAGTCTGGCGTCGGAGATGTCGTCAATTGGTGGACTGACAACACCGAAAACCACCCAGCTGACACCAAGCGGTTCTTGGGCGCTGTGGTCAACATGTGTGGAGGAGAGTACTGCCGCTCAGGAAAAGTCACTGTCGGCAACCCAGATATTGTCGGGATAGGG ATGATAGTAGCCATAGGAATGCTCCTCTGCCTCACCGTTGCCTTCTCCCTCTTATCCTTCGGCCCTTTGATCGACGTCGTTGCCCGCGCCCCTTACACCACCCGCAAAACCCGCTTCTCCCTCCGCGTCTCCTGCATCGGCACCGTCGACGAGCTCTTTTCCGCCGTGTTTGTCTTTGCCCTGGCCGTCATAGTCTCAACGTTTGTCTTTCGCTACCGAACCGACACCCGCTTCGATGCGCTCATGGCCAACGCGCTAAGCCAGCTCTGCAGCACCACTGTCATCATGCTCGCCGCGGTGTACTGGTGTCACAACCAGCACCGGCCGCACGCCACCGGGTCGGTGTTTCTCATTGCGGTCCTCACCATCGCCCTGTACGTCACCCATGCAGGAGTTGCAAACATGAGGGCGAGTGAAGCCGAGATGGCATGCGGCATAGGCAAACAGAGGGTCAGTCTTATGAAAGGTGACCCCTTTGACATGGAGAAATTCCACTTTGTTCCCGTGGGCTTTGGGAGCTGGTTTCTGGCCTTGATTGGTGCCGTGTTTCACCACCCGTGGATGAATAGGTTCAGGCCGACCAAAGACAACAAGATGATTTGGAGGATCCTGTGGAAGACGGTGGGCAGCTTCCCTACCGTGTTCGGCCTGATTGGACTGGCCGTATACATGGCGTATTTTATGAATACGTGGCagctgatgaaggagaaTTACGGAAAGACTTTTAGTCAGAATGTCAAAGAGTGGGGTTTTGGACAGTATCTGGCTGTGTTTACCTGGGTGCCGCCGATTCTGACGTTTGGGCACTTGTTTATCTCtgggatggagaaggcgattGAGCAGAGGTTGCCGTATGGATGGACGGCCGTTAAACTCCACGGTTCAGTCGACTACCGCGGTGATGATAGGAAGGATGATGATCAGGGGGGGAGTAATTGGACAGGAAGCCGGAGCTCGCGAAGTCGCGTGCGGGAGGTGGACAGTTTGGCACAGAGGCACGAGATGGGGGAATTGTTGAACACATCACCAAAGACGAAGACAGCGACGCCGCAGGAGATGATTTACCCATTTCCCGAACAGAGGCCGGGGCAAGTGGCGAGTCCAATCATCCCGTTTCCAGAGGGTCCTGGGCAGATGCCAACAGCGTATACGCCAGGGAGTTTGTATGATCCGGCGCATCCTCAAGAGCCCCCGAGATTCGCATATAACAATGGGGCGGGTCTGGAAGCCAACACCGGGTATCCTGCCACGCCTACGGACGCGCCTGGCTATTATGAGCCACGGCATTGA